The Variovorax sp. S12S4 genome includes the window CTACGTGGAAGAGATCGTCGACGAAAGCTGGACCGACCACCTGCGCCGCTTCAACCGCGCCACGGCCGCCGACATGGCCTTGCGCGAACGGCGGCTGGCGTTTCACATCGGCGAGTCGCCGCCCGTGGTGACGCGCTACGTGGTGAAGCGCTGAATCAGACCGGGCGCTCAGGTTTGCAGCAATTGGTTTTACGGGCGATCGGCCTGTCTGGGTAACTACCGATCCATGTTTTTTTGACCGATTGGATAATTTAGACCATCATCCCGCCCTGATTGCCCGTCACCACGAGGTACGCCACGATGAACCCGGTCCCCCTGCGCAGCCGCTTCTGGTCCGACCTGACCAGCGAAGAGTTCTCCCGCCTCGACCGTGAACGGCTCATTGCCGTGCTGCCGGTGGGCGCCACCGAACAGCACGGCCCCCATCTGCCGATGTCGACCGACACGGCCACCATCGACGGCATGGTGCGCGCCACCCTCCCGCACCTGCCCGACGACCTGCCGGTGCTGTTTCTCCCCACCGTGCCCTACGGCAAGAGCAACGAGCATTCGCGCTACCCCGGCACGCTCACCGTGTCCGCGAACACGCTGATTTCGCTGTGGAAAGACATCGGTGCCTGCGTTGCGAAGGCCGGGGTGCGCAAGCTGGTGCTCTACAACAGCCACGGCGGCCAGATGAGCGTGATGGACATCGTCGCGCGCGACCTGCGCGAGGAGCACGACATGATGGTCGTGGCCGCCAACTGGTACACGCTCGGTTTGCCCGAAGGGCTTTTCACCGCGCACGAGGGCAAGCACGGCATTCACGCGGGTGACCTCGAAAGCTCCGTGATGCTGCACCTCACGCCCAACTACGTGCGGAAGGACCAGTTCCAGAACTTCAGCTCGATGACCGAGCAGTTGGCCGCCGAAAACAAGTTTCTCTCCATCACGCCCAGCGGCAAGCTCGGCTGGCAGATGCACGACATCAACCCTTCGGGCGCCGCCGGCGATGCCACGCGCGCCACTGCCGAGAAGGGCGCCGCGGTGCTCGACCACGTGGGCCGGCGCTTCGTCGAACTGCTGCACGAGGTCGACCGCTTTCCGCTCTCGCGCCTTGCCAACGAGCCCGCCTGGAAATGAGCTCCACCGCCACCCCGCCGCTGGTCAGCCTGCGCCACGTCAGCAAGCGTTTTGCCAACGGCACGCTCGCGCTTCAGGGCATGACGCTCGACATCGGCGAGCACGACTTCATCAGCTTTCTCGGCCCGTCGGGCTGCGGCAAGAGCACCGCGCTTCGGTTGATTGCCGGGCTCACCCGGCTCAGCTCGGGCGACATGCATTGGTCGGGCGCCAACACCGGAAAGACGC containing:
- a CDS encoding creatininase family protein, yielding MNPVPLRSRFWSDLTSEEFSRLDRERLIAVLPVGATEQHGPHLPMSTDTATIDGMVRATLPHLPDDLPVLFLPTVPYGKSNEHSRYPGTLTVSANTLISLWKDIGACVAKAGVRKLVLYNSHGGQMSVMDIVARDLREEHDMMVVAANWYTLGLPEGLFTAHEGKHGIHAGDLESSVMLHLTPNYVRKDQFQNFSSMTEQLAAENKFLSITPSGKLGWQMHDINPSGAAGDATRATAEKGAAVLDHVGRRFVELLHEVDRFPLSRLANEPAWK